The following are encoded together in the Roseobacter denitrificans OCh 114 genome:
- a CDS encoding chloride channel protein — protein sequence MSGDKHSFFSQQVDRLKTFLREAYDLLRHRGPSQIQFWFIALGVGVAAGFAALFFRKGINALQTYLYGTEDVRLLHSFAESLPWYMILIIPIGGGLVVGVILHLFTNDGRARSVADVIHGAAMNNGRVETRAGLASALASMITLGTGGSTGREGPVVHLAAVISTWVNRRILADGITGRDLLGCAVAAAVSASFNAPIAGALFALEVVLRHFAVHAFAPIVIASAAGTVINRLEFGGVTEFTLTTVNEVQFYQELPAYIILGLVSGLVAVAFMKAVFWSEDVGNFLQDGLSIPRWLRPAIAGAMLGGIAIFYPHIIGVGYETTFLALDGQLLLWDAIVFAILKTAAVAITMAGRMGGGVFSPSLMIGALTGLSFGLIATGIFPDVSGSISLYALAGMGAVAAAVLGAPISTTLIVFELTGDWQTGLAVMVAVSLSTALSTQLVSRSFFLSQLERRNIHLAAGPQAYLLAMFRVSGLVRGRNDPNAADESACMSMIEEGVFLGPNATLEAAMPLFEDGRSFVPVAAKASGEGPPELVGALFHVDALKVYNRALAATAAEEHS from the coding sequence ATGTCCGGGGATAAACATTCTTTTTTCAGCCAGCAGGTCGACAGGCTGAAGACCTTCCTTCGGGAGGCCTATGACCTTTTGCGCCACCGTGGGCCGAGCCAGATACAGTTTTGGTTCATCGCTTTGGGAGTCGGCGTGGCTGCCGGGTTTGCGGCATTGTTTTTCCGCAAAGGGATCAACGCGTTACAAACCTACCTTTATGGCACCGAAGACGTACGTCTGCTGCACAGCTTTGCGGAGTCGCTGCCATGGTACATGATTTTGATCATCCCCATTGGTGGTGGTCTGGTGGTTGGGGTCATCCTGCATCTCTTCACCAATGATGGCCGCGCGCGGTCGGTCGCGGATGTGATCCACGGGGCCGCCATGAACAATGGCAGGGTCGAGACAAGGGCAGGGCTGGCCTCGGCGCTGGCCTCGATGATCACGCTGGGCACGGGCGGCTCGACGGGGCGCGAGGGGCCGGTCGTGCATCTGGCGGCTGTGATTTCCACTTGGGTCAACCGCAGAATCCTCGCGGATGGGATCACCGGGCGTGACCTTCTGGGCTGTGCCGTTGCGGCGGCGGTCTCGGCCAGCTTTAATGCGCCCATTGCCGGGGCGCTGTTCGCACTTGAGGTGGTTTTGCGCCATTTTGCCGTCCATGCCTTTGCGCCTATCGTGATTGCCAGTGCAGCGGGCACCGTGATCAACCGGCTTGAGTTTGGCGGAGTGACCGAATTCACGCTGACAACGGTGAACGAGGTGCAATTCTATCAGGAATTGCCGGCCTACATTATTCTTGGACTCGTCAGCGGGCTGGTTGCCGTGGCCTTCATGAAGGCGGTTTTCTGGTCAGAAGACGTGGGCAATTTCCTGCAGGACGGCCTGTCCATCCCCCGCTGGCTGCGTCCTGCGATTGCGGGGGCGATGCTGGGGGGGATTGCGATCTTCTACCCCCATATCATCGGCGTCGGTTACGAGACGACCTTTCTGGCCCTGGACGGGCAGCTGTTGCTCTGGGATGCGATTGTTTTTGCCATTTTGAAAACGGCGGCAGTGGCCATCACCATGGCCGGGCGCATGGGCGGAGGGGTCTTTTCGCCCTCGCTGATGATCGGTGCCTTGACGGGCCTGAGCTTTGGTTTGATCGCAACCGGTATCTTTCCCGATGTGTCTGGGTCGATATCCCTTTATGCGCTCGCGGGCATGGGGGCGGTCGCGGCTGCAGTGCTGGGCGCGCCCATATCGACGACACTTATCGTGTTTGAATTGACCGGTGACTGGCAGACCGGTCTTGCGGTGATGGTCGCGGTGTCGCTGTCCACCGCCTTGTCGACGCAGCTTGTCTCGCGCAGTTTCTTTCTGTCGCAGCTTGAACGGCGCAACATTCACCTTGCGGCGGGTCCGCAGGCCTATCTGCTGGCCATGTTCCGGGTCAGCGGCCTTGTGCGGGGTCGTAATGATCCGAATGCCGCAGATGAATCCGCCTGCATGTCGATGATCGAAGAGGGTGTGTTTCTTGGCCCCAATGCGACGCTGGAAGCGGCGATGCCCCTGTTTGAAGACGGGCGTAGTTTTGTGCCCGTCGCCGCCAAAGCCTCAGGGGAGGGGCCGCCGGAACTGGTGGGGGCCCTGTTCCATGTGGATGCTCTCAAGGTCTATAACCGCGCCCTTGCCGCCACCGCCGCCGAAGAGCATTCCTGA
- the recN gene encoding DNA repair protein RecN gives MLRGLDIQNMLIIDRLELAFEPGLNVLTGETGAGKSILLDALGFVLGWRGRADLVRQGAEQGEVTAWFDLGADHPAHAILQEAGLPAGDELLLRRINMQDGRKTAWVNDRRCSGEVLRALSETLVELHGQHDDRGLLNPRGHKAILDEFGKLDALKSKVRKAWGAKGAAAKALAAAEAAMAAIREEEDFLRHAVAELDALSPMPGEEAELDQKRRAMQGAEKIRNDVIRAHEVLGNQGAEAAFSDALRWLDGAAERADGALEAPMAALARAMTELDEAMDGIVSVIEGLTFNPAELEDTEERLFAIRAMARKYDVLADDLADYADGLRQKLEALDAGDADLSDLKKAADAAEMQYLDVAAKLTAARRKAAIRLDRAVAQELAPLKMERAVFTTEITQDSAGPDGVDLVAFSVATNPGAPSGPLNKIASGGELSRFLLALKVCLSKSQSGVTMIFDEIDRGVGGATADAVGRRLAAIAEGGQVLVVTHSPQVAALGAHHWRVEKRIANGMTTSTVTALPTLARVDEIARMLAGDTITEEARGAARALLAG, from the coding sequence ATGCTGCGCGGGCTGGATATTCAGAACATGCTGATCATCGACCGGCTGGAGCTTGCCTTCGAGCCGGGGTTGAATGTGCTGACCGGTGAGACCGGTGCGGGCAAATCCATCCTGTTGGACGCGCTCGGCTTTGTTCTGGGCTGGCGCGGTCGCGCTGATCTCGTACGGCAAGGGGCCGAGCAGGGAGAGGTGACCGCTTGGTTTGACCTCGGCGCCGACCATCCTGCACACGCCATCCTGCAAGAGGCGGGATTGCCCGCAGGAGATGAGCTGTTGTTACGTCGTATCAACATGCAGGACGGGCGCAAGACGGCTTGGGTCAATGATCGGCGCTGTTCGGGTGAGGTGCTGCGCGCCCTGTCGGAAACGCTGGTGGAATTGCACGGGCAGCATGATGATCGCGGGCTGTTGAACCCCCGTGGCCACAAGGCGATTCTGGATGAATTTGGCAAGCTTGACGCGCTGAAGTCAAAGGTGCGCAAAGCATGGGGCGCAAAGGGTGCGGCGGCAAAGGCGCTGGCAGCGGCTGAGGCTGCGATGGCCGCCATCCGTGAAGAAGAGGATTTTCTGCGGCACGCGGTGGCGGAACTGGACGCTCTGTCGCCCATGCCCGGTGAAGAGGCCGAGCTTGATCAGAAACGCCGTGCGATGCAGGGTGCTGAAAAGATCCGAAATGACGTGATCCGCGCCCATGAGGTTCTGGGCAATCAGGGGGCGGAGGCCGCCTTTTCGGATGCCCTGCGCTGGCTTGATGGCGCGGCGGAGCGGGCCGATGGCGCATTGGAAGCCCCGATGGCCGCGCTCGCCCGGGCCATGACGGAACTGGACGAGGCCATGGATGGTATCGTGAGCGTGATTGAAGGGCTGACGTTTAACCCGGCCGAATTGGAAGACACCGAAGAGCGGCTGTTCGCGATCCGTGCCATGGCCCGCAAATACGATGTACTGGCCGATGATCTGGCGGATTATGCCGACGGTCTGCGTCAGAAACTGGAAGCCTTGGACGCCGGGGATGCCGATCTGTCGGATTTGAAAAAGGCTGCTGACGCGGCGGAGATGCAATATCTTGACGTGGCCGCCAAGCTGACAGCGGCGCGGCGCAAGGCGGCGATCCGCCTTGATCGGGCGGTCGCGCAGGAACTGGCACCTTTGAAGATGGAACGCGCCGTCTTTACGACCGAGATCACACAAGACAGCGCCGGACCGGATGGGGTGGACCTTGTTGCCTTCAGCGTGGCGACGAACCCCGGTGCGCCCTCCGGACCGCTGAACAAGATCGCCTCCGGTGGGGAACTCAGCCGCTTTCTGTTGGCGCTCAAGGTGTGCCTGAGCAAAAGCCAGAGCGGTGTGACAATGATTTTTGACGAAATTGACCGGGGCGTTGGCGGCGCGACCGCAGACGCCGTCGGGCGCAGGCTTGCAGCGATTGCAGAAGGGGGGCAGGTGCTGGTCGTGACCCACTCGCCACAGGTTGCCGCCCTCGGCGCGCATCATTGGCGGGTGGAAAAACGAATCGCAAACGGCATGACGACGTCAACCGTGACCGCATTGCCGACCCTCGCGCGTGTCGATGAAATCGCGCGCATGCTCGCCGGGGATACGATCACCGAAGAGGCACGCGGGGCGGCCCGGGCGTTATTGGCGGGCTGA
- a CDS encoding outer membrane protein assembly factor BamD has translation MSWRGSAQRFSAVALLIVGMAGCTSDPGRTTGTIFNPQEVPLEAFEAEQIFERGEFELTRNRPDDAAFYFAEIERLYPYSDWARRALIMQAFSYHQDQDYPNSRSAAQRFIDFYPDDDDAAYAQYLLALSYYDQIDEVGRDQGLTFQALQALRQTIERYPDSEYARSSILKFDLAFDHLAGKEMEIGRYYLRRDHFAAAINRFRVVVEDFQTTSHTPEALHRLVEAYLSLGLTDQAQTAAAILGYNYQSTVWYQDSFALLTGQGLRPEATGDGWLGQVYRQTVRGEWL, from the coding sequence ATGAGTTGGCGAGGATCTGCACAGCGTTTTTCAGCGGTTGCGCTCTTGATTGTCGGTATGGCCGGATGCACCAGCGATCCCGGCCGCACGACAGGTACGATTTTCAATCCGCAGGAAGTCCCGCTGGAGGCTTTCGAGGCAGAACAAATCTTTGAGCGCGGCGAATTCGAACTGACCCGTAACCGCCCTGACGATGCCGCGTTTTACTTTGCCGAGATCGAGCGCCTTTATCCCTATTCGGATTGGGCGCGCCGGGCTTTGATCATGCAGGCGTTTTCCTATCATCAGGATCAGGACTATCCCAACAGCAGGTCAGCTGCACAGCGATTCATCGACTTTTATCCCGATGATGATGATGCGGCCTATGCGCAATATTTGCTGGCGCTCAGCTATTACGATCAGATCGACGAAGTCGGGCGCGATCAGGGGCTGACGTTTCAGGCGCTTCAGGCGTTGCGCCAAACCATCGAACGCTATCCCGACAGCGAATATGCGCGCTCCTCCATCCTGAAATTTGACCTCGCGTTTGACCATCTTGCGGGCAAGGAAATGGAAATTGGCCGCTATTACTTGCGCCGCGACCATTTCGCCGCTGCGATCAACCGCTTCCGTGTGGTGGTTGAAGATTTTCAGACCACCTCCCACACGCCGGAAGCGTTGCACCGGCTGGTTGAGGCGTATCTGTCCCTCGGTCTGACGGATCAGGCGCAAACGGCAGCGGCGATCCTTGGGTATAATTATCAATCCACTGTGTGGTATCAGGACAGCTTTGCATTGCTGACCGGGCAGGGGTTGCGACCCGAAGCAACCGGGGACGGATGGCTTGGCCAGGTGTACCGTCAGACCGTGCGCGGCGAATGGCTCTGA
- the lpxC gene encoding UDP-3-O-acyl-N-acetylglucosamine deacetylase — translation MQTTLKSSISFFGYGLHSGQRVSMVIRPASAEHGIWFARTDVAVGDRMIPARWDAVLRSPLCTKLENATGLQVSTVEHVMAALAGCGVHNALIEIDGPEVPILDGSAAPFVRGIMQRGLRTLKAPVRAFEVLKKVTVTDGAASATLAPAETLKIDFEINFEDAAIGHQKKSLVMNNGSFARELCDSRTFCRQADVDAMRANGLALGGSSGENAVVFEGDRVLSPGGLRHSDEPVRHKMLDALGDLALAGAPLIGHYTGVRAGHSLTNTLLRTLFATPDAVRMIVCDQAAASRLPGYGLVWDEIPAVA, via the coding sequence GTGCAAACCACGCTCAAATCATCGATCAGCTTTTTCGGCTATGGCCTGCACTCAGGCCAGCGCGTCAGCATGGTGATCCGCCCCGCCTCTGCGGAGCATGGGATCTGGTTTGCGCGTACCGATGTGGCTGTCGGTGATCGCATGATCCCGGCGCGCTGGGATGCGGTTCTGCGCTCGCCTCTGTGCACGAAGCTTGAAAACGCGACTGGTCTGCAGGTGTCGACGGTTGAACATGTGATGGCGGCCCTCGCAGGCTGTGGCGTGCACAATGCCCTGATCGAAATCGACGGACCTGAAGTGCCGATCCTTGATGGCTCTGCGGCACCCTTCGTGCGCGGGATCATGCAGCGCGGCTTGCGCACGTTGAAGGCACCCGTGCGTGCCTTCGAGGTGTTGAAAAAGGTCACCGTGACGGACGGCGCAGCATCTGCCACTCTCGCACCTGCTGAAACGCTGAAGATCGATTTTGAAATCAATTTCGAAGACGCGGCCATCGGGCATCAAAAGAAATCCCTCGTCATGAACAACGGCAGCTTTGCGCGTGAGCTTTGTGACAGCCGCACGTTCTGCCGTCAGGCGGATGTGGATGCGATGCGCGCGAATGGTCTCGCATTGGGCGGCAGTTCCGGTGAGAACGCGGTCGTTTTCGAAGGAGATCGCGTGTTGAGCCCGGGTGGTCTGCGTCACAGCGATGAGCCTGTGCGCCACAAGATGCTGGACGCATTGGGTGATCTGGCGCTCGCCGGGGCGCCTCTGATCGGACATTACACTGGTGTGCGCGCGGGCCATTCGCTGACGAACACATTGCTGCGCACCCTGTTTGCGACACCGGATGCGGTACGGATGATTGTCTGTGATCAGGCTGCCGCCTCACGCTTGCCGGGCTATGGTCTGGTGTGGGATGAAATTCCAGCGGTTGCGTGA
- the ftsA gene encoding cell division protein FtsA, producing MTDLYESQRQMRNMRQAAMQRGVVAILDVGTCKVTCLVLRFDGAPPLGDEGEIGSLAGQSGFRVIGVGTTRSRGVKFGEISAMPETERAIRTALQCAQKMAGIRVDHVIACFAGAEPRSYGLDAQVPLDGQAVDENDVARVLAACDVPDYGAGREVLHAQPVNFALDHRSGLRDPRGQLGNSLSVDMHMLTVDGDAIQHLAHCIKRCDLELAGIASSAYVSGISSLVEDEQELGAACIDLGGGTTGVSIFIKKHMIYADTVRMGGDHITSDISMGLQIPMANAERIKTFYGGVHATGVDDREMIEIGGDTGDFEHDRRTASRAEVIGIMRPRVEEILEEVRARLDAAGFDHLPSQQIVLTGGGSQIPGLDGLASKILGQQVRLGRPLRVHGLPQVATGPAFSSVVGLSLFAAHPQDEWWDFDIPADSYPHRSLKRAVKWFRDNW from the coding sequence ATGACCGATTTATACGAAAGCCAAAGACAGATGCGCAACATGCGCCAGGCCGCGATGCAGCGGGGTGTGGTGGCCATTCTCGATGTAGGGACCTGCAAGGTCACTTGCCTCGTGCTGCGGTTTGATGGCGCACCACCGCTTGGCGATGAGGGGGAGATCGGCTCGCTCGCCGGGCAGTCCGGGTTTCGGGTGATCGGTGTGGGCACCACGCGCTCGCGCGGTGTGAAATTCGGTGAGATCAGCGCGATGCCCGAGACGGAAAGGGCCATTCGCACCGCATTGCAGTGCGCGCAAAAGATGGCCGGGATCCGCGTCGATCATGTGATCGCCTGTTTTGCAGGGGCGGAGCCGCGTTCCTACGGGCTGGACGCGCAGGTGCCGCTGGACGGGCAGGCGGTGGATGAAAATGATGTGGCGCGCGTTCTGGCGGCCTGCGATGTGCCGGATTATGGGGCAGGGCGCGAAGTGCTGCACGCGCAGCCGGTGAATTTCGCGCTGGATCACCGCTCCGGCTTGCGGGATCCGCGTGGGCAGTTGGGCAACAGTCTGTCGGTCGATATGCACATGCTGACCGTGGACGGTGACGCCATCCAGCACCTTGCCCATTGCATCAAGCGGTGTGACCTGGAACTGGCGGGGATCGCCTCTTCGGCCTATGTCAGCGGCATTTCTTCGCTGGTAGAGGACGAGCAGGAACTGGGCGCGGCTTGTATTGATCTGGGCGGTGGCACGACGGGTGTTTCGATCTTTATCAAGAAACACATGATTTACGCCGATACGGTTCGGATGGGTGGCGATCACATCACCTCGGACATCTCGATGGGCTTGCAAATTCCCATGGCCAATGCCGAGCGGATCAAGACCTTTTACGGCGGTGTCCATGCCACGGGCGTTGATGATCGCGAGATGATCGAGATTGGCGGCGATACCGGCGATTTCGAGCATGACAGGCGCACGGCAAGCCGCGCTGAAGTGATCGGCATCATGCGCCCGCGCGTCGAGGAGATCCTCGAAGAGGTGCGCGCGCGACTGGATGCTGCGGGTTTCGATCACCTGCCAAGCCAGCAAATCGTGTTAACGGGCGGTGGTAGTCAAATCCCCGGTCTTGATGGTCTGGCCAGCAAAATTCTGGGACAACAGGTGCGCCTTGGTCGCCCGCTGCGGGTGCATGGCCTGCCGCAGGTCGCAACGGGGCCTGCATTTTCCTCGGTGGTGGGGCTGTCGCTTTTTGCTGCGCATCCGCAGGACGAATGGTGGGACTTTGACATTCCGGCAGACAGCTACCCGCACCGCTCCTTGAAACGCGCGGTCAAATGGTTCCGCGATAACTGGTGA
- a CDS encoding cell division protein FtsQ/DivIB: MRPLMRKRASERGVDPAPSRWAWRMQRLLLTPAFLLFLRAGVPVLLLFGAATWWLSDADRRAAIWETVAEARASFETRPEFMVQLMAIDGATDALAAEIRKEVPLDFPLSSFDLNLSDMRDRIVALDPVKSATVRIRPGGVLHIDVEPRMPAVIWRSAQGLTAVDVNGIHVGPIAQRMDRPDLPLIAGTGATEHVKEALDLYRAAGPLGTRLRGIVRVGERRWDIVLDRDQRILLPEDGAVEALDRVIALDTAQDILSRDVKRVDLRLGARPTVKMSDYATNVWWEIRQVSRQ, encoded by the coding sequence ATGCGACCGTTGATGCGAAAAAGAGCGTCAGAGCGCGGTGTTGATCCGGCCCCTTCGCGGTGGGCGTGGCGCATGCAGCGCTTGTTGCTGACGCCTGCCTTTCTGCTTTTCTTGCGCGCCGGGGTGCCTGTGCTGCTGCTCTTTGGGGCAGCGACATGGTGGCTTTCGGATGCGGATCGCCGTGCCGCCATCTGGGAAACGGTGGCCGAAGCGCGCGCCAGTTTCGAGACGCGGCCGGAGTTCATGGTGCAACTGATGGCGATTGATGGCGCGACCGATGCGCTGGCCGCTGAAATCCGCAAGGAGGTGCCGCTGGACTTTCCGCTGAGTTCGTTTGATCTCAACCTGAGTGATATGCGCGATCGTATCGTGGCACTTGATCCTGTGAAATCCGCCACCGTACGTATCCGCCCCGGAGGCGTCCTGCACATTGATGTGGAGCCGCGTATGCCAGCGGTCATCTGGCGCAGCGCGCAGGGCCTCACGGCAGTGGATGTAAACGGTATTCACGTCGGCCCGATCGCACAGCGCATGGACCGTCCTGACCTGCCGCTGATCGCCGGGACCGGTGCCACTGAACACGTGAAAGAGGCGCTGGATCTCTATCGCGCGGCGGGTCCCTTGGGGACGCGTCTGCGCGGAATCGTGCGCGTGGGTGAGCGCAGGTGGGACATCGTGCTGGACCGCGACCAGCGCATTCTATTGCCCGAGGACGGCGCGGTCGAAGCGCTCGACCGGGTGATCGCCCTTGATACCGCGCAAGATATTTTAAGCCGCGATGTCAAGCGGGTGGATCTGCGTCTGGGCGCACGGCCCACGGTGAAAATGAGTGACTATGCCACCAACGTCTGGTGGGAAATCCGGCAGGTATCAAGGCAGTAA
- a CDS encoding D-alanine--D-alanine ligase has translation MGQSSRTPPKVAVLLGGPSVEREVSLSSGQACAAALRDEGYDVVEIDAGHDLGARLIDAGPDAVLNCLHGRWGEDGCVQGLLEWMGVPYSHSGVLASALAMDKQRSKDAFVAAGLPVVPSVIAKAADVRMGHVMQPPYVVKPNNEGSSVGVYLVHEAANGPPQLSEDMPQEVMVEAFAPGRELTTTVVGDRALTVTDIVTDGWYDYDAKYKPGGSHHVVPADIPADIFDLCMDYALRAHHALGCRGVSRTDFRWDETKGAAGLILLETNTQPGMTATSLTPEQAAVTGMTFGKLCAWMVEDASCDR, from the coding sequence GTGGGTCAGTCGAGCAGGACACCCCCGAAAGTGGCAGTATTATTGGGCGGACCTTCGGTTGAACGCGAGGTGTCGCTGTCCAGTGGGCAAGCCTGCGCTGCCGCTTTGCGGGACGAAGGATATGATGTCGTCGAAATCGACGCGGGCCATGACCTTGGCGCGCGCCTGATCGACGCAGGCCCGGATGCCGTCTTGAATTGCTTGCATGGCCGGTGGGGCGAGGATGGCTGCGTGCAGGGCCTGCTGGAGTGGATGGGCGTGCCCTACAGCCACTCCGGTGTTTTGGCCTCCGCCCTCGCGATGGACAAGCAGCGTAGCAAGGACGCATTCGTTGCGGCGGGTTTGCCCGTTGTGCCCAGTGTGATTGCCAAGGCCGCTGATGTGCGCATGGGCCACGTGATGCAGCCCCCCTATGTGGTCAAACCCAACAATGAAGGCTCCTCCGTGGGCGTTTACCTCGTTCACGAGGCGGCGAACGGCCCGCCGCAGCTCTCGGAAGATATGCCGCAGGAGGTCATGGTCGAAGCCTTCGCGCCGGGGCGTGAATTGACCACGACGGTTGTGGGGGACCGTGCGCTGACCGTCACCGACATCGTCACAGATGGGTGGTATGACTATGATGCCAAATACAAACCCGGTGGGTCCCATCACGTTGTGCCGGCGGATATTCCTGCTGATATATTCGATCTGTGCATGGACTACGCGCTGCGCGCCCATCACGCCTTGGGCTGTCGCGGTGTCAGCCGCACGGATTTCCGATGGGACGAAACAAAGGGTGCTGCGGGCCTGATCCTGCTGGAGACAAATACCCAGCCGGGTATGACGGCCACGTCGCTTACGCCCGAGCAGGCGGCGGTCACGGGCATGACCTTTGGCAAGCTCTGCGCGTGGATGGTGGAGGACGCCTCATGCGACCGTTGA
- the murB gene encoding UDP-N-acetylmuramate dehydrogenase, which yields MSEMPKVRGRLTQARPLSDLTWLRVGGPADWLFQPADVEDLSDFLARLPEEVAVFPMGVGSNLIVRDGGLRCVVIRLGRGFNQIDISGTRVVAGAAALDAHVARKAADAGLDLTFLRTIPGSIGGAVRMNAGCYGSYTADVLVEVQVVSRTGEVTTLAARDLQLGYRHSTLAEGAVLTKAVFEAPRGDPETLHARMTDQLARRDATQPTKERSAGSTFRNPAGFSSTGRSDDVHDLKAWKVIDDAGMRGARRGGAQMSEMHSNFMVNTGRATAADLEGLGEEVRKKVYDSSGITLEWEIMRVGEKLSSD from the coding sequence ATGAGTGAGATGCCAAAAGTCCGGGGCCGTCTGACGCAAGCGCGCCCCCTGAGCGATCTGACATGGCTGCGCGTGGGCGGTCCTGCGGATTGGCTGTTTCAGCCTGCGGATGTAGAGGACCTGTCCGATTTTCTGGCGCGCTTGCCAGAAGAGGTCGCGGTTTTTCCCATGGGTGTCGGGTCGAACCTGATTGTGCGCGATGGGGGCTTGCGCTGCGTCGTCATACGCCTCGGGCGGGGCTTCAACCAGATCGATATCTCTGGCACTCGGGTTGTCGCCGGGGCCGCGGCGCTGGATGCGCATGTGGCGCGCAAGGCGGCGGATGCCGGGCTTGATCTGACGTTTCTGCGCACAATTCCGGGCAGTATCGGCGGGGCGGTGCGCATGAATGCCGGGTGTTACGGAAGCTATACGGCTGATGTTCTGGTGGAGGTTCAGGTGGTCAGCCGCACAGGAGAGGTCACGACCCTGGCGGCCCGTGATCTTCAGTTGGGATATCGTCACAGCACGCTGGCCGAGGGGGCCGTTCTGACAAAGGCGGTCTTTGAAGCGCCCCGTGGCGATCCTGAAACTCTGCATGCCCGGATGACGGACCAACTGGCCAGGCGCGACGCCACGCAGCCCACCAAGGAGCGCAGTGCGGGATCGACCTTTCGCAACCCTGCGGGATTTTCATCCACCGGGCGCAGCGACGATGTGCATGACCTCAAGGCGTGGAAGGTGATTGATGACGCGGGCATGCGCGGCGCCCGGCGTGGCGGCGCACAGATGAGCGAAATGCATTCGAACTTCATGGTTAACACCGGGCGGGCAACCGCCGCCGATCTGGAAGGATTGGGCGAAGAGGTGCGAAAAAAGGTTTACGATTCCAGTGGTATCACGCTAGAATGGGAAATTATGCGGGTCGGTGAAAAGTTAAGCTCAGATTAA
- a CDS encoding DUF2484 family protein: MSLSLTLAALWAVLANVLAMLPSRDHHWRTAYMLIAVGIPIVGYVTAQHGPWVGMLILAAGMSVLRWPVIYLGRWIKRRTLR; this comes from the coding sequence ATGAGCCTGTCTTTGACACTTGCGGCCCTTTGGGCGGTGCTGGCGAATGTCCTTGCGATGTTGCCCAGCCGGGATCACCACTGGCGCACCGCCTATATGCTGATCGCGGTGGGCATCCCGATTGTCGGATATGTTACCGCGCAACATGGTCCATGGGTCGGCATGCTGATCCTTGCCGCCGGGATGTCCGTGCTCAGGTGGCCGGTGATTTATCTTGGGCGCTGGATCAAACGCCGCACGTTGCGCTAA